The nucleotide sequence CAGCACCACGTTTGCCGTGCTCGGCCCCAGGGTGACCATGATCACGATGGCAAGCAAAAAAGTAGGGAAAGCGAGGATCAGGTCCATGAGCCGCATCGCTATCAGATCGAACCAGCTGCCGTAGTAGCCCGCGCAGACGCCCAGAGGAATTCCCAGCAGAACCGCAAGGACGATAGAGCCAAGGCCTACAAAAAGCGCGATCCGGGTGCCGTGGATGACTCGGGAGAAAATGTCGCGGCCCAACGGGTCGGTCCCAAATGGAAAGTGCCAGGATGGGGGCTGAAGACCCGGTCCGGCGGGATTATCGATTGAGTAGGGAGCGATGATATCGGCCGACAAGGCGACGAGGACGAGGGTAATCACGATTATGAACCCGGCGATGGCGGTCTTGCTCCTTCGAAGGTTGCGCCAGTGCATT is from bacterium and encodes:
- a CDS encoding ABC transporter permease, which translates into the protein MLSMHWRNLRRSKTAIAGFIIVITLVLVALSADIIAPYSIDNPAGPGLQPPSWHFPFGTDPLGRDIFSRVIHGTRIALFVGLGSIVLAVLLGIPLGVCAGYYGSWFDLIAMRLMDLILAFPTFLLAIVIMVTLGPSTANVVLALAIVRIPIFARVVRGSVLAVKEREFVEGARSISASDFRLLFLHILPNCLAPLIVSATISIAFAILVEANLSFLGLGSQPPTPSWGFDLKQNMTSLAQRPFNVLAPGLAIMITVLGFNLFGDGLRDALDPRTRT